The segment CAGATTACTATCAAACTTCTGAGCCTCTTTGGTTCCCTCTGCCAAACGCTCTGCCGCTCGATTACGATTTCCGCAGGCAGTCGTGCTCATTAAAAGTGTGATTAACGCTAGATTCAAAAGAATAAAACGACGCAAAATACAAGCCCTCAAGTAAAAAATCTGGGGAGCGATCGAGAATTTAGACGAATCAATCTCGATTCTGCTCCCCAAATTATCACTTAACTTTAGGATGAATGTTGATCGTCGTGTTCATCCATCAAGCCAATTCCTGACAGCGGACGATACGTGTAGCTGCGCGGTGTTTTCTGGATATCCTCTTTAATATTGTCGAGATCAATATAGCGATCCGCAACATTAATCAAACTATCGCTGGTCATCGATCGTAAGCTCACAACCTCAACTCGCACTCCACGATAGCTGACAGCGTTCACTGCATATGCCAAATCCCCATCGCCACTGACTAAGACAGCAGTATCATAAGACCCTGCCAGTGACATCATATCGACAGCAATCTCGACATCTAAGTTTGCCTTTTTCGAGCCGTCTGGCAATTGTACTAAATCTTTAGAAATGACGCGATACCCATTGCGTCGCATCCACAAGAGAAACCCCTGCTGTTTCTCGTTGGTACGATCGACCCCAGTATAGAAAAACGATCGCAGCAATCTTGATCCAGAAGTTAAGCGCACCAGCAGCTTAGTGTAGTCAATCTCAATGCCAAGCTGAAGGGCTGCATAGAACAAATTTGAGCCATCAATGAAAATGGCAACTCTCCCGCGATTTTCTAGGACTTGCTCCGGAGAAAATACCGTCTCCGGCTCATGATTCAGATGATTCAACACAATTGATATCCTCAATTTTTTATGAAAGGTTTTGAACGAAATAAAGAAGCGACATTCAACAGAGACTTAGAAAACTAAGATGAACCTTCAATCGGAAGTTCAAGTTTTTGAAAGACAGGTTGAGGTTTCTGAAGTTGTTGTTTAGCTCGAAGTATTCCCCATCTTGCTTGATTGGGGAAGGAGGTTGACACATCAATTAAGCTACTGTTATTAAAATCAATACTAAAACCTAATTGTTGATAAACCGCAGTACTCGTGTGTGGAACAATAGGGGCGAGCAAATACGCTGCAAGCCTGACTGATTCCAATACTGCATAAAGAACTTGCTCTGCTTCTTGGGGTTTCCCCTGTTTGTACAATGACCAAGGAGCTTGTTCATTGATATATTTGTTACCTGCTCGTAAAAGAGTTAAGGTTTCTTCACAGGCTGTATCAAACCTCAAGGCTTCGTAAGCTTGTGCAACTCGGTCTTCTAATCCTTCTGCAATCGATCGCAAAGGATGATCGATCGCAATCTCCGCCTCAGGAACCACTCCCCCACTGTTTTTGTGAATCAGTCCCAAAGCGCGATTGAGTAAGT is part of the Leptolyngbya boryana PCC 6306 genome and harbors:
- a CDS encoding LabA-like NYN domain-containing protein; the encoded protein is MLNHLNHEPETVFSPEQVLENRGRVAIFIDGSNLFYAALQLGIEIDYTKLLVRLTSGSRLLRSFFYTGVDRTNEKQQGFLLWMRRNGYRVISKDLVQLPDGSKKANLDVEIAVDMMSLAGSYDTAVLVSGDGDLAYAVNAVSYRGVRVEVVSLRSMTSDSLINVADRYIDLDNIKEDIQKTPRSYTYRPLSGIGLMDEHDDQHSS